In Gopherus evgoodei ecotype Sinaloan lineage unplaced genomic scaffold, rGopEvg1_v1.p scaffold_31_arrow_ctg1, whole genome shotgun sequence, a single window of DNA contains:
- the LOC115640383 gene encoding olfactory receptor 6N2-like: MGTSNWSSVTEFIIVGFPSLQSFHALLFTLLLLIHLLAIFGNTVIFTVIRSDARLHRPMYFFISSLAFLEIWYTAATIPKMLSNLLSKTKSISFTGCLLQTYFFHSLGATECYLLTAMAYDRYLAICNSLRYSAIMTPKICTQLAAGCWICGFMCPVIEVILVSKLPFCGSNEIQHIFCDFPPLLSLACTDTSINVLVDFIVNAFIILVTFLFIVVSYINIIKAILRIHTAEGRKKAFSTCAAHLIVVLLFFGSIIFMYVRLKTSYSLDYDRAFAVIYAVVTPLINPIIYSLRNKEILNAIKRKILQKGLINSSAQS, translated from the coding sequence ATGGGAACAAGCAATTGGAGCAGTGTAACCGAATTCATAATCGTGGGATTCCCAAGCCTTCAGAGCTTCCACGCTCTCCTCTTTACCCTGCTGCTACTCATCCATCTCTTAGCCATTTTCGGGAATACGGTGATTTTCACAGTCATCAGGTCAGATGCTCGACTTCATAGACCTATGTATTTTTTTATCAGCAGTTTAGCTTTCTTGGAAATCTGGTATACAGCAGCTACTATCCCTAAAATGCTTTCAAATTTACTGAGCAAGACAAAAAGCATTTCCTTCACCGGGTGTCTCTTACAAACATATTTCTTCCATTCCCTAGGAGCCACTGAATGTTATCTGCTAACAGCAATGGCTTATGACAGATATTTAGCTATCTGTAATTCACTGCGCTATTCTGCCATCATGACCCCGAAAATATGCACTCAGTTGGCTGCGGGCTGCTGGATTTGTGGCTTCATGTGTCCTGTCATTGAGGTAATCTTGGTCTCCAAATTGCCTTTCTGTGGCTCCAATGAAATCCAGCATATCTTCTGTGACTTCCCCCCTCTATTGAGCTTGGCCTGCACAGACACCTCCATCAATGTTCTCGTTGATTTTATAGTCAATGCATTTATAATCCTAGtgacatttttgtttattgttgtCTCGTACATAAATATTATAAAGGCTATATTGAGAATACACACAGCTGAGGGGCGAAAAAAAGCCTTTTCCACCTGTGCCGCTCACCTGATTGTGGTACTGTTATTTTTTGGGAGTATTATATTTATGTATGTACGATTAAAGACAAGCTATTCCTTGGATTATGATAGGGCATTTGCTGTGATTTATGCTGTGGTGACTCCTTTAATCAATCCAATCATCTATAGTTTACGGAACAAAGAAATACTGAATGCAATAAAAAGGAAAATCCTGCAAAAAGGACTGATTAACAGCAGTGCACAGTCCTGA